GGCCGGGGTGATCGGGTAGGAGCCCAGGTAGAGGGGCAGGTCGGCCTGCTGGCTCGCGGCGATGAGGCCGTAGGAGAGGGCCAGGTTCCCCGAGATGTTGCGGTAGGTGCCGGTGGGGAAGGCGCGGGTGGCGGGGGCGACCTCGTAGGAGACCGCGAAGTCCTCCGTCGTCTCGCCGAAGTTCCAGCCGGCCCGGAAGGCGACGATGTTCGCCTCGGCGATCTCCGGCTTCTTCGCGAACTTCTGCCGCAGGAACTTCTCGGTGCCCTCGGTGGGCCGGTGGTACATCCACGACAGCAGGCCCAGCGCGAACATGTTCTTGCTGCGCTCGGCCTCCTTGCGGGAGAGCCCGAAGTCCTTCAGCGCCTCGACCGTCAGGGTGGTCAGTGGTACCGGGTGGAGGTTGTACGCGTCCAGGGAGCCGTCTTCCAGCGGCGAGGTCTCGTAGCCGACCTTGGCCATCGGGCGCTTGGTGAACTCATCCGTGTTGATGATGACGTCCGCGCCGCGCGGCACGTCCGCGATGTTCGCCTTCAGCGCCGCCGGATTCATCGCCACCAGCACGTTCGGGGCGTCGCCCGGCGTGAGGATGTCGTGGTCGGCGAAGTGGAGCTGGAAGGAGGAGACGCCCGGGAGGGTTCCGGCGGGGGCGCGGATCTCGGCGGGGAAGTTCGGCAGCGTCGACAGGTCGTTCCCGAACGACGCCGTCTCCGAGGTGAACCGGTCACCGGTGAGCTGCATACCGTCACCGGAGTCACCCGCGAACCGGATGATCACACGATCGAGACGGCGCACTTCCTTGCTGCCGGGGCTCGCCGGGATGCGTTGTCCACCGACTACCGCACCCCCAGCCCCGTCGGCCTGCTCGGCTGGGCTGCTGACCTGGCTGGTCACTGAACTGGACCTCCTTCGAGGCGTGAGCACCCCCAGACCCACCCTACGTCGGTAGGGATCAGGCTCCCCGGAGGCGACCACATTCTGGACCGTAGGACCGCCCTTTGAGACGGGCCGACCGGTATGCCGTATCTGACAGAGTGTCAGTCGATCAAGATTTCAGATAGGTGAGAACGGCCAGTACACGCCGGTGATCCCCGTCACTCGGCGAGAGGCCCAGCTTCATGAAGATGTTGCTGACGTGCTTTTCCACCGCTCCGTCGCTCACGACCAGCTGTTTCGCCACCGCCGAATTGGTGCGTCCCTCGGCCATCAGCCCGAGCACCTCGCGCTCGCGCGGGGTCAGCCCCGCCAGGACGTCCTGCTTCCGGCTGCGGCCGAGCAACTGGGCGACGACCTCCGGGTCCAGGGCCGTACCGCCCCGCGCCACCCGCACCACCGCGTCCAGGAACTCCCGCACCTCGGCCACCCGGTCCTTGAGCAGGTACCCCACCCCGGTACTCGACCCGGCCAGCAGTTCGGTGGCGTACTGCTCCTCCACGTACTGCGACAACACGAGCACGCCTATCCCGGGGTAGTCCCGGCGCAGCCGTACGGCCGCCCGTACGCCCTCGTCGGTGTGGGTCGGCGGCATCCGCACGTCCGCCACCACCACATCCGGCAGCGCGTCGTCGGCCGCCAGGTCCGCGATCGTCTTGAGCAGGGCTTCCGCGTCCCCGACGCCCGCCACGACGTCATGCCTCCGGTCGGTCAGCAGCCGGGTCAGGCCCTCACGCAGCAGCACTGAATCCTCGGCGATGACCACTCGCACCCTGTCTTCCACGTCTTTGCAGCTCCCGCGTCCACTCGTTTCCCGCACTACACGACTCAGCCAAGCATCCCAGCCTTAAGTCCTGGTGAAGGCAGAGCCGGGACAACACGTGGGCGTCCGGGGGCAGTTTTCACGAACCGGAAGGTCACATGCCGCACCCACGAAGCCCCGCCCGCGCCGATCCCAGCCCCGCCGGTATGTAAGGAGCCCCGCCGGCATGTGAGGCGTGGGGTCCGGGGCTGCGCCTGCGGAGCGTCGGCTGTGCCAATCCCAGCCCCGCCGGTATGTGAGGCGTGAGGTCCGGGGCTGCGCCCACGTAGGACGGCCGCGCCAAATCCAGCCTCGCCGGCGTTTGAGGCGCGGGGTCTGGGGCGGAGCCCCGGGAAGCGTCGCCGCAACGGACACGCGAACGGGACCCCCACCCACCCGGACGGGAGTCCCGCTCACCAGCACAAAGAAGGGGGCCCGGTGGCCAGGGGGCCCGGGGCTTCAGCCCCGGTCACGCCACGGCAGCTCCGCAGTGACCGTCGTCCCGACCCCCGCGGGCGAGTCCACCACCAGCACCCCATCCACCGCATCCAGCCGCCCCGTCAACCCCGCCAACCCGCTCCCCCCGCCAGAGGCATCCGCTCCGCCCCGCCCGTCGTCCGCGACCTGGATCAGCAGCCGCTCCCCGGACTTCCACACGTCCACAGAGGCCGACCGGGCCACCGCGTGCTTGCTGATGTTCTGCAGCAGCTCCGAGACCGTGAAGTACGCGATCCCCTCGATCGCCTCCGCCGGGCGGGCCGGAAGGTCCACGGCCACCCGCACCGGCACCGTGCAGCGCGCGGCCACCGCCGACAGTGCCGCGTCCAGCCCGCGGTCGGTCAGTACGGCGGGGTGGATCCCGCGGGCCAGGTCGCGCAGCTCCTGCAGGGCGATCTTCACCTCGCCGTGCGCCTCGTCCACCATGCGGGCCGCGGCCTGCGGATCCTCGGTGAGCTTCTCCTTCGCCAGCCCCAGGTCCATGGCGAGCGACACCAGCCGGGCCTGCGCCCCGTCGTGCAGATCACGCTCGATGCGCCGCAGGTCGGCGGCGGCGGTGTCCACCACCACGCCCCGGTCGGACTCCAGCTCGGTGACGCGGCTGTCCAGACGGGAGCGGCCGAGCAGCCCGCCGACCATGACCCGGTCGACGGTGGTCAGGGCCCGGATCACCCAGGGGGTGGTGAGGGTGAGCGCCAGTCCGACGACGCAGGCGAGGGCGATCTCCACGGGCTTGTCGAGGAAGAAGGAGTAGTCGCCGTTCTCGAAGAGCAGCAGCCCGGGCTGGTCGGAGTAGGTCGGCAGGACCCAGAACCAGAGCGGGTACAGCAGGAGGGCCCACCCCGACGCCCAGAACGTCAGTGCCAGGCAGAACCCGAACACCGCCCACGGGAAGTGGATCACGGAGTACAGCACGTGCCTCCAGGCGCTCCCGCTCTTGAGCAGCGCGCCCATGGCAGCGAGGGGCCCGGCCTTCTTGGCCCGGATCGGCGCGGGGCCGGCGATGTCCGCCCCGAGCAGCGCGCGCACCCGGGCCCGCTCCACCGCGCCGAACCCGCGGCACATGGCGAGCACGCCGGCGAGGACCGGCACGCCGAGGAAGGTGACGAGCAGCCCGGCGCCGAGGCTCACACCCGTGATGGCGAGCGAGAAGTACAGCGTGCTCAGCGGCAGCCCGATCAGCAGGTATCCGAACTCCCGCCAGGTCCGCCCCTCGACCGGAGCCCGCAGCACCGCGCCGACACCACCGCCCGTGCCCTTGCCGTTGTCCATGATCCCGCCCCACCCTTCCGGTCCTCCGTTACACCCCCACCCTGCCGCCCCGCCCCACCCCCGAACCATCCGGCGAGTCGGCCTCTGGACCGGGGGGTTAACCCCACCGCCGCCCCCGCGGCGTCGGCGCGGGCCCCGGGGCCGCGCCTACGAAGCATCGGCCGCGCCCATCCCATCCCCGTCGGCGTTGGCGCGGGGGCGGCGCTGTGCCCACGTAGCGCCGGCCGTGCCCATCCCATCCCTGCCGGCGTTTGAGGCACCCGGGCCCACGCCTGGCGCCGCTCAAGGCGCGCCAGTTCCAGCCGCGCCGAACGTTGGCGCGGGCCCCGGGGCTGCGCCCACGGAGCGTCGGCCGCGCCAAACTCAGCCTCGCCGGCGTTTGAGGCGTGGGGTCTGGGGCGGAGCCCCGGGAAGCGTCGCCGCAACGGACACGCGAGCGGGACCCCCGCCCACCCGGACGGGAGTCCCGCTCACCAGCACAAAGAAGGGGGCCCGGTGGCCAGGGGGCCCGGGGCTTCAGCCCCGGTCACGCCACGGCAGCTCCGCAGTGACCGTCGTCCCGACCCCCGCGGGCGAGTCCACCACCAGCGCCCCATCCACCGCGCCCAACCGCTCCGTCAATCCCGCCAACCCGCTCCCCCCGCCAGAGGCATCCGCTCCGCCCCGCCCGTCGTCCGACACCCGTATCAGCAGCCGCGCCCCCGCCCGCCACACCTCCACGCTCGCGCCCCGCGCCCCCGGCCCCGCGTGCTTGCTCACGTTCTGCAGCAGCTCGGACACCACGAAGTACGCGATCCCCTCGATCGCCTGCGCCGGCCGCGCCTCCGGCAGGTCCACCGCCACCTTCACCGGCACCACGCACCGCGACGCCACCGACGACAGCGCCGCGTCCAGCCCGCGGTCCGTCAGCACGGCCGGATGGATCCCGCGGGCGAGGTCCCGCAGTTCCTGGAGCGCCAGCTTCACCTCTCCGTGGGCCTCGTCGACCATTGCCGCCGCGCCCTCCGGGTCCTCCAGCAGCTTCTCCTTCGCCAGGCCCAGCCCCATCGCCAGCGCCACCAGCCGCGCCTGCGCCCCGTCGTGCAGGTCCCGCTCGATGCGCCGCAGGTCGGCCGCCGCGGTGTCGACGACCACGCCGCGGTCGGATTCCAGCTCCGCGATCCGCCGTTCCAGGTCGTCGGAGGGCGACAGCAGCCCCCGTACCATCGCCCGGTCCGTGTTCGCGAGCAGCCGCACCAGGTACGGCAGCACCGGCCACAGCACGAACAGGCCAGTCAGAGCTACCGTGAAGGTGAGTACGCCCCACGGCAGCCGGATGAGCTGGTACAGCACGGTCCGCCAGCCGACGGGGTCCTTGATGCTCGTCCACAGCCAGGGGAAGAATCCGCCGGACCGCTTCGGCCCGGGGATCGGGGTCGGCTCGTCCACCCGTACGCCCAGCAGCGCGCGGGCGCGTGCCCGGTCCAGCCGTCCCATTTGCCGAGACAGATAGAGACCGCATGCGAGCAGGGGAATTCCGATCGCGGTCACGGAAAGACCGCCCGTGACGGAAACCATGACAACCGCGTACACAAATCCGACGATCGCCAACGGCAGGTTGGTCAGCAGATAGGCGATCTCCTTCCACGTCACGGCGCTGAAGGCGGGGCGTACGGGAGGAAGCCGATCGTTGTCGGGGATGGCATGGCTCGTGGTCATGGGCCACAGCCTGTCAAGAGCGGCCCGCCGGTGCCATGGGGTGTCCGGGGTGCTGTGAACGGGGGATAACCCCACCCTGTGTGAGGCAGGCCCTAGACTCCCGTCCGTACCAGATCGTCGACAGTGACCGAGGAGCGAGGAACGGACGTGCCCGAACCAACGGTATCGACCGTAACCGTGCTCGCGGCGGACTACTTCCGGAGTTATTCGGTCGTCGGTCTGCTGGCCGCCCTCGGTGTGCTCTTCGTGGCCGTGGCCTTCGGCGCCGGCCGCCTGCTGAGGCCCGTGGTCCCCACCCACGAGAAGCTCCTGACCTACGAATGCGGCGTGGACCCGGTCGGCGAGGGCTGGGCGCACACCCAGGTCCGCTACTACGTCTACGCCTTCCTCTACGTCATCTTCGCCGTCGACTCGATCTTCCTGTTCCCGTGGGCGACGGTGTTCGCCGCCGCCGGTTACGGCGCCACGACGCTCGTGGAGATGTTCATCTTCCTGGGCTTCCTGGCCGTCGGCCTGCTCTATGCGTACAAGAAGGGCGTCCTCGAATGGACGTGACACCTCAGCCGGAGCTGCTCCCGGAGCCCAAGCGCCTGGGAGTCCTCTCCCGCCTGGCCCCGGAACCCATGAAGGTGGTCCTGAACTGGGGCCGCCGGTACAGCCTGTGGGTCTTCAACTTCGGTCTGGCCTGCTGTGCGATCGAATTCATCGCCGCGTCCATGGCACGGCACGACTTCATCCGCCTCGGCGTGATCCCCTTCGCGCCGGGGCCGCGCCAGGCCGACCTCATGATCGTCTCGGGCACCGTCACGGACAAGATGGCCCCGGCCGTGAAGCGGCTCTACGAGCAGATGCCGGAGCCGAAGTACGTCATCTCCTTCGGCGCCTGCTCCAACTGCGGCGGCCCGTACTGGGACTCGTACTCGGTGACGAAGGGCGTCGACCAGATCATCCCCGTCGACGTCTACGTGCCGGGCTGCCCGCCGCGCCCGGAAGCCCTCCTCCAGGGCATCCTCAAGCTCCAGGAGAAGATCGCCCGCGAGTCGCTGGCCGACCGCTACGCGGCCGGGCCGTCCGTCTCCCAGCTCACGAGTGGCCTGGTCACGGCCCCGCCGACCCCCGGGAGCGGTGCGTGAACCTCTACGACTCCCTTCCCGACGAGGCGCCGACGGTCTTCGGAGCCGAGGCCGTCGCCGAGTTCTCGTACGACGTCCTCACGGTGGACGTGCCCGTCGGCAGCTGGATCGCCGCCCTCGAAATCGCCCGGGACAAGCTGGGCTGCACCTACTTCGACTGGCTGAGCGCGGTCGACGAGCCCGGCACCGGCTTCCGGATCTGCGCGCACGTCGCCTCGCTGGAGAACCACCGCGTACGGCGTCTCCTGCTGCGCACGACCGTCCCGCACAGCGCCCCCTCCCTGCCGTCGGCCGTCGCCGTCTACGCGGGAGCGGAATGGCACGAGCGCGAGACGTACGAGATGTTCGGGATCGTCTTCACCGACCACCCGCACCTCGTCCACCTCCTCCTCCCGGAGAACTTCGAAGGGCACCCGCTGCGCAAGGACTTCGTCCTGGCCGCGCGGGTCGCCAAGGCCTGGCCCGGCGCCAAGGAACCGGGCGAGGCCCACGATCCGGACGCGCCGAAGCGCCGTCAGATGCTCCCGCCGGGCGTCCCGGACCCCAACGACTGGGGCCCGAT
Above is a genomic segment from Streptomyces sp. NBC_01233 containing:
- a CDS encoding response regulator transcription factor, with the translated sequence MRVVIAEDSVLLREGLTRLLTDRRHDVVAGVGDAEALLKTIADLAADDALPDVVVADVRMPPTHTDEGVRAAVRLRRDYPGIGVLVLSQYVEEQYATELLAGSSTGVGYLLKDRVAEVREFLDAVVRVARGGTALDPEVVAQLLGRSRKQDVLAGLTPREREVLGLMAEGRTNSAVAKQLVVSDGAVEKHVSNIFMKLGLSPSDGDHRRVLAVLTYLKS
- a CDS encoding sensor histidine kinase, which gives rise to MDNGKGTGGGVGAVLRAPVEGRTWREFGYLLIGLPLSTLYFSLAITGVSLGAGLLVTFLGVPVLAGVLAMCRGFGAVERARVRALLGADIAGPAPIRAKKAGPLAAMGALLKSGSAWRHVLYSVIHFPWAVFGFCLALTFWASGWALLLYPLWFWVLPTYSDQPGLLLFENGDYSFFLDKPVEIALACVVGLALTLTTPWVIRALTTVDRVMVGGLLGRSRLDSRVTELESDRGVVVDTAAADLRRIERDLHDGAQARLVSLAMDLGLAKEKLTEDPQAAARMVDEAHGEVKIALQELRDLARGIHPAVLTDRGLDAALSAVAARCTVPVRVAVDLPARPAEAIEGIAYFTVSELLQNISKHAVARSASVDVWKSGERLLIQVADDGRGGADASGGGSGLAGLTGRLDAVDGVLVVDSPAGVGTTVTAELPWRDRG
- a CDS encoding sensor histidine kinase, whose translation is MTTSHAIPDNDRLPPVRPAFSAVTWKEIAYLLTNLPLAIVGFVYAVVMVSVTGGLSVTAIGIPLLACGLYLSRQMGRLDRARARALLGVRVDEPTPIPGPKRSGGFFPWLWTSIKDPVGWRTVLYQLIRLPWGVLTFTVALTGLFVLWPVLPYLVRLLANTDRAMVRGLLSPSDDLERRIAELESDRGVVVDTAAADLRRIERDLHDGAQARLVALAMGLGLAKEKLLEDPEGAAAMVDEAHGEVKLALQELRDLARGIHPAVLTDRGLDAALSSVASRCVVPVKVAVDLPEARPAQAIEGIAYFVVSELLQNVSKHAGPGARGASVEVWRAGARLLIRVSDDGRGGADASGGGSGLAGLTERLGAVDGALVVDSPAGVGTTVTAELPWRDRG
- a CDS encoding NADH-quinone oxidoreductase subunit A translates to MPEPTVSTVTVLAADYFRSYSVVGLLAALGVLFVAVAFGAGRLLRPVVPTHEKLLTYECGVDPVGEGWAHTQVRYYVYAFLYVIFAVDSIFLFPWATVFAAAGYGATTLVEMFIFLGFLAVGLLYAYKKGVLEWT
- a CDS encoding NADH-quinone oxidoreductase subunit B, with amino-acid sequence MDVTPQPELLPEPKRLGVLSRLAPEPMKVVLNWGRRYSLWVFNFGLACCAIEFIAASMARHDFIRLGVIPFAPGPRQADLMIVSGTVTDKMAPAVKRLYEQMPEPKYVISFGACSNCGGPYWDSYSVTKGVDQIIPVDVYVPGCPPRPEALLQGILKLQEKIARESLADRYAAGPSVSQLTSGLVTAPPTPGSGA